From a region of the Desulfuromonas sp. KJ2020 genome:
- a CDS encoding complex I subunit 5 family protein encodes MNWSSILPIATLLSSLITGLVIFGLQERRHWLRTTLNLLGATIKLLFVGVMLWGVFRGVEYALSLPLLPGVDFVLRADPLAMLFVTLSAGLWFLTTIYAVGYLEGSPHRSRFFGFFSVCVTATTGIALAGNLLTFFIFYELLTLSTYPLVVHRGTSESLYAGDTYLVYTLLGGAALLTGAVWLQALVGPVEFVAGGVFSAVDPDHRVQLVAIFCLMVGGVGVKAALVPLHGWLPIAMVAPAPVSALLHAVAVVKAGAFGIIRIVYDIYGVELAASLHLLGPLAAVAAFTILYGSVRALFQDDLKRRLAYSTVSQVSYIVLGVTIVGPLATIGGVVHLVHQGIMKITLFFCAGNLAETLNVRRVSEMAGVGRRMPWTMAAFTLAAFGMIGIPPLAGFVSKWYLGLGGIAAGNSWVVGVMVLSSLLNAAYFLPIVYAAWFKEPAAAWSERKPGSRLETDGLLLGPTLITAGLSLSAGLLAGLSFSPRGWVAMIAREAYRLWIP; translated from the coding sequence ATGAACTGGAGCAGTATTCTGCCCATCGCGACCTTGCTAAGTTCCCTGATCACCGGGCTGGTGATCTTCGGTCTGCAGGAGCGCCGGCACTGGCTGCGCACGACCCTGAACCTGCTGGGTGCCACCATTAAGCTGCTCTTCGTGGGGGTGATGCTCTGGGGGGTATTCCGTGGGGTGGAGTATGCCTTGTCGCTGCCGCTGCTGCCAGGGGTCGATTTTGTCCTGCGCGCCGACCCCCTGGCCATGCTCTTTGTTACCCTCTCTGCCGGACTCTGGTTTCTCACCACCATCTATGCCGTCGGCTACCTGGAGGGTTCGCCTCATCGCAGCCGTTTCTTCGGCTTTTTCAGTGTCTGCGTGACGGCGACGACGGGGATCGCCCTCGCCGGGAATCTGCTCACCTTCTTCATCTTCTATGAACTGCTGACTCTTTCCACCTACCCGCTGGTGGTGCATCGCGGCACCTCCGAGTCGCTCTATGCCGGCGACACCTACCTCGTCTATACCCTACTGGGCGGCGCCGCTCTGCTGACTGGAGCCGTATGGTTGCAGGCGCTGGTCGGCCCCGTCGAGTTTGTCGCCGGCGGGGTGTTTTCGGCTGTTGACCCGGACCATCGCGTGCAGCTGGTCGCCATCTTCTGCCTGATGGTGGGCGGGGTGGGGGTCAAAGCGGCCCTGGTCCCTCTGCATGGCTGGCTGCCTATTGCCATGGTGGCGCCGGCCCCGGTCTCGGCTCTGCTGCACGCGGTGGCCGTGGTCAAGGCGGGCGCTTTCGGCATCATCCGTATTGTCTACGATATCTACGGCGTGGAGCTGGCGGCGTCGCTCCACCTGCTGGGGCCCCTGGCCGCCGTGGCGGCCTTTACCATTCTTTATGGCTCTGTACGGGCCCTTTTTCAGGATGACCTCAAGCGGCGGCTGGCCTATTCCACCGTCAGTCAGGTCTCCTATATCGTTCTCGGCGTGACCATCGTCGGCCCACTGGCCACCATCGGCGGCGTCGTGCATCTGGTGCATCAGGGGATCATGAAAATCACGCTCTTCTTCTGCGCCGGCAACCTCGCCGAAACTCTCAACGTTCGCCGGGTGAGCGAAATGGCCGGAGTCGGTCGCCGGATGCCCTGGACCATGGCCGCTTTTACCCTGGCCGCTTTCGGTATGATTGGTATTCCCCCCCTGGCTGGCTTCGTCAGCAAGTGGTACCTGGGATTGGGCGGGATCGCCGCCGGAAACTCCTGGGTGGTTGGAGTCATGGTGCTGAGCAGTTTGCTCAATGCCGCGTACTTTCTGCCCATCGTCTATGCCGCCTGGTTCAAAGAGCCGGCCGCAGCCTGGTCTGAGCGCAAACCGGGTTCGCGCCTGGAGACGGACGGACTGCTGCTGGGGCCGACCCTGATCACCGCCGGCCTCTCCCTGTCGGCGGGTCTGCTGGCCGGCCTCTCCTTCAGCCCACGGGGGTGGGTGGCCATGATCGCCCGGGAGGCGTACCGCTTATGGATTCCCTAA
- a CDS encoding complex I subunit 5 family protein has protein sequence MDSLMGALYSQVVWLAVLAFPLLLAGGCLSRWGRSWAVAAAPWSALPPIALALWPPEAGNYPWLLLGSTFGLDLTGRIFLLFTALAWGAAALYARGYLVNQARLQSFFFFFLLAMTGNLGLIMAADMAGFYLFFALMTFAAYGLVVHERDSEARQAGKVYLVMAVLGEVLLIAGLMLIAAEGTMRLSELAPRIAVSPHRHLILGLILVGFGVKAGCFPLHLWLPLAHPAAPTPASAVLSGAMIKAGLLAWLRFLPLGEGAFPAWGMVCLVAGLIAAFGGVALGLAQSQAKTVLAYSSISQMGLMTGAVGLGLLFPAAWPMVLAALCLYALHHGLAKTALFLGVGMAGAEGVWARAAFLAGLLLPALSLAGAPLTSGLVAKKLLGDLAAFIPAPWAEIFAGLLAGSAVATTILMAHLLLLPWTQKTGKGSPPTGRQWLAWIVVQLGGLIMVWMIVPGWLAPWGVKAPGWSGEAAVTVLVGGALGGLLWRGAKKSRSSLLPPLPAGDVLLLLYALGRGARQAWDRYGDPVVTHLVRAYLTFVWQGPIELFGLHALLATSEKGLLRWRVSGGLFLLLILIFTAILLC, from the coding sequence ATGGATTCCCTAATGGGAGCACTCTATTCACAGGTCGTCTGGCTAGCCGTCCTGGCTTTCCCCCTGCTGCTGGCGGGGGGGTGCCTGAGCCGCTGGGGACGGTCTTGGGCGGTGGCGGCTGCCCCCTGGTCGGCCTTGCCGCCTATCGCTCTGGCCCTGTGGCCGCCGGAGGCCGGGAACTACCCCTGGCTGCTCCTTGGCAGCACCTTCGGCCTGGACCTGACGGGCCGCATCTTTCTGCTTTTTACCGCCCTGGCCTGGGGTGCCGCGGCCTTGTATGCCCGCGGCTACCTGGTCAACCAGGCACGTCTCCAGTCCTTTTTCTTCTTTTTTCTGCTGGCCATGACCGGCAATCTGGGTTTGATCATGGCTGCTGATATGGCCGGTTTCTACCTGTTTTTCGCCCTCATGACCTTCGCAGCCTACGGGCTGGTCGTTCATGAGCGTGATTCCGAGGCGCGACAGGCCGGCAAAGTCTATCTGGTCATGGCGGTACTGGGAGAGGTGCTTTTGATTGCCGGTCTCATGCTGATCGCCGCCGAAGGCACCATGCGTCTGTCCGAACTCGCGCCGCGGATTGCCGTTTCGCCCCATCGTCACCTGATTCTCGGCCTTATCCTGGTTGGTTTCGGCGTCAAGGCCGGTTGCTTCCCTCTGCACCTCTGGCTGCCCCTGGCCCACCCGGCCGCGCCCACCCCGGCCAGCGCCGTGCTGTCGGGGGCCATGATCAAAGCGGGTCTGCTGGCCTGGCTGCGTTTCCTCCCTCTGGGGGAGGGGGCATTCCCCGCCTGGGGGATGGTCTGCTTGGTCGCCGGACTTATCGCGGCTTTCGGCGGGGTGGCCCTGGGGCTGGCCCAGTCTCAGGCCAAAACGGTGCTGGCCTACTCGAGTATTAGCCAGATGGGTTTGATGACAGGGGCTGTGGGGCTGGGACTGCTCTTCCCCGCAGCCTGGCCCATGGTGTTGGCGGCTCTCTGCCTTTACGCCCTGCATCATGGCCTAGCCAAGACGGCCCTTTTTCTGGGGGTGGGCATGGCAGGCGCCGAAGGCGTGTGGGCCAGAGCGGCCTTTCTGGCGGGCTTGCTGTTGCCGGCGCTGTCTCTGGCCGGAGCGCCCCTGACCAGCGGTCTCGTGGCCAAAAAGCTTCTGGGGGATCTGGCGGCCTTCATTCCGGCCCCTTGGGCGGAAATCTTTGCCGGTCTGCTGGCCGGGTCGGCGGTGGCCACGACCATACTCATGGCGCACCTGCTGCTGTTGCCCTGGACGCAGAAGACCGGGAAGGGCAGCCCGCCGACCGGCCGACAGTGGCTGGCCTGGATTGTGGTGCAGTTGGGTGGGCTCATCATGGTGTGGATGATCGTGCCGGGCTGGTTGGCCCCCTGGGGAGTGAAGGCTCCTGGCTGGAGCGGAGAGGCGGCTGTTACCGTGCTGGTGGGGGGCGCTCTGGGGGGGCTGCTCTGGCGCGGGGCCAAAAAAAGCAGGAGCAGCCTGCTGCCGCCGTTGCCGGCGGGCGATGTGCTGCTCCTGCTCTATGCTTTAGGAAGAGGTGCCCGTCAAGCATGGGACCGCTATGGCGACCCCGTGGTGACGCATCTGGTCCGGGCCTACCTGACCTTTGTCTGGCAGGGTCCGATCGAGTTGTTCGGCCTGCACGCCCTGTTGGCCACCAGCGAAAAGGGGTTATTGCGCTGGCGTGTATCCGGGGGTCTCTTCCTGCTCCTTATATTAATCTTTACCGCCATTCTACTGTGCTGA